The Apium graveolens cultivar Ventura chromosome 11, ASM990537v1, whole genome shotgun sequence genome has a window encoding:
- the LOC141695406 gene encoding uncharacterized protein LOC141695406, with the protein MEPPRSIMDVQILTRRVAALGRFISKSGDKCLPFFKALKKVKDFSWTNESQEAFEELKKKMVQALLLVKPVLNETLYLYLAISENALSAVLVKEDLKVQKPVYYVSKILHGAELNYSNIGKFALALVMALRILCSYLQAHKIEVIELGEFDIRYKPRTAIKAQALADFVVECTIDNQEVRGQVDEKDTTQGEGGEKKIENKVFWILYFDGASKTNLSGAGLVLQNPDRFLIKYAMKLDFPTTNNEAEYEALIASLGLARILRVKNSEVCQD; encoded by the exons ATGGAACCTCCACGTTCCATAATGGATGTTCAGATACTTACTAGAAGGGTTGCAGCTTTGGGACGTTTCATATCTAAGTCCGGGGACAAGTGCTTACCATTCTTTAAAGCTTTGAAAAAAGTAAAAGATTTTTCCTGGACTAATGAAAGTCAAGAGGCGTTTGAGGAGTTGAAGAAAAAAATGGTTCAAGCCCTACTGTTGGTTAAACCAGTCCTAAATGAAACTTTGTACTTATATTTGGCTATTTCAGAGAACGCCTTGAGTGCTGTGTTGGTAAAGGAGGACCTCAAAGTTCaaaaacccgtatactatgtcagcaaaattctgcatggagccgAGCTGAACTATTCCAATATAGGAAAATTTGCTTTAGCTTTGGTTATGGCTTTAAGGATTTTGTGTTCCTATTTACAAGCCCATAAGATTGAG GTCATTGAGCTCGGGGAATTTGATATCAGATATAAGCCTCGAACGGCGATCAAAGCTCAGGCTCTGGCTGACTTCGTGGTCGAATGTACCATTGACAACCAAGAAGTCCGGGGGCAAGTAGATGAAAAAGATACGACCCAAGGCGAGGGAGGAGAGAAGAAGATCGAGAACAAGGTGTTCTGgattctctattttgatggggcatcaaaaacaaatttgaGTGGAGCTGGTTTAGTTTTGCAAAATCCTGATAGATTCCTTATtaagtatgccatgaagttagattTCCCCACtacaaacaatgaagcagaatatgaagccttGATAGCTAGTTTGGGCCTTGCTAGAATATTGAGAGTTAAAAACTCAGAAGTTTGTCAAGATTAA